From a single Raphanus sativus cultivar WK10039 chromosome 3, ASM80110v3, whole genome shotgun sequence genomic region:
- the LOC108846378 gene encoding probable 2-oxoglutarate-dependent dioxygenase AOP1, with translation MDSDSPLPLSDSIQLPLINFFDQSLTPGTSKWDKVKADVRKALEDFGCFEVFFDKVSAELNKSVLEAMKELFDLPIQTKKRNVSSKPFHGYLCLNLYESLAIDDPNVAEKVNDFTQQLWPDHGNKRIREVLHEFSEKLKEMDVMVRRMILESFGIEKYIEQHLDSTNYLFRMIKYAAPSPDEEVEETKLGLRSHTDKNFITILHQYQVDGLEIKTKDEKWIKVKPTEHSFIILVGDSMCPILNGRLSSPYHRVLIPAKKTRYTTVLFSVPKAEAIIDSPEELIDEEHPRVFRPFKFSDFRDFFNTEAGGTAESALHSFCAL, from the exons ATGGATTCAgactctcctcttcctctttccGATTCTATTCAACTCCCACTTATCAATTTCTTTGATCAAAGTCTGACACCAGGAACCTCAAAGTGGGACAAAGTGAAGGCTGATGTCCGTAAAGCTTTAGAAGACTTTGGCTGTTTCGAAGTTTTCTTTGACAAAGTGTCAGCAGAGCTTAATAAATCTGTTTTGGAAGCCATGAAAGAGCTTTTCGATTTGCCGATTCAGACCAAAAAGAGAAATGTGTCTTCGAAACCCTTTCATGGATATCTATGCCTAAACCTTTACGAGAGTTTGGCGATCGACGATCCTAATGTTGCGGAGAAAGTCAACGACTTTACTCAACAGCTATGGCCTGACCATGGAAATAAGAGAATTAG GGAGGTGCTGCATGAGTTTTCGgagaaattaaaagaaatggaCGTGATGGTGAGAAGAATGATATTGGAGAGTTTTGGGATTGAGAAATACATTGAACAACATCTTGATTCTACAAATTACCTTTTTCGAATGATTAAGTatgcagcaccttctcctgaTGAAGAAGTAGAAGAGACAAAATTAGGTTTACGTTCTCATACCGATAAGAACTTTATCACAATACTTCATCAGTATCAAGTTGATGGTTTGGAAATTAAAACCAAAGACGAAAAATGGATCAAAGTTAAACCAACTGAACATTCTTTCATCATCTTGGTTGGAGATTCTATGTGT CCAATTTTGAATGGTCGATTGTCCTCTCCATATCACCGAGTCCTGATACCGGCAAAGAAGACAAGGTATACGACTGTATTGTTCTCGGTTCCAAAGGCAGAAGCAATCATTGACTCACCAGAAGAACTTATCGATGAAGAACATCCACGTGTGTTCAGACCCTTTAAATTCAGTGATTTCCGTGACTTCTTTAACACGGAAGCTGGTGGTACAGCTGAGTCTGCTCTCCATTCGTTCTGTGCTCTCTGA